One Hippocampus zosterae strain Florida chromosome 21, ASM2543408v3, whole genome shotgun sequence genomic region harbors:
- the dock4b gene encoding dedicator of cytokinesis protein 4b isoform X2, translating into MWIPTEQEKYGVALATFRGTVQHGLPLEIGDTVQILEKCEGWYRGFILKNPILKGIFPTSYIHLKNAHVKNKGQFETVLPVEDSVITEMTLTLRDWGAMWKQLYVKNEGDLFHRLWHVMNEILDLRRQVLVGHLTHDRMRDVKQHITARLDWGNEQLGLDLVPRQEFSMVDPDEISVTELYRLMEHRHRKKETPTPASTHHLFVHVKSLMSANLGEELEVFFHIYDGRENRPLSERFFVRLNKSGLPKSPEKTERQCTLFVDLGSGDLRKDVYIVVHIIRIGRMGAGEKKNQCSVQYRRPFGCAVVSVADLLTADSKDDHLLKVYACNTESEWHQIHENIIKKVNSRYNLSGSNTGLAVALQLLHGDIDQLRREYMVLFTRGVSITRKLGFSDVIMPGEMRNDLYVTLEKGEFEKGGKSVARNVEITVYLLDIDGQILKSHVTAGSGEPGGDEYHSLVLYHNNSPRWAEQIKLPIPVDMFRGSHVRFEFRHCSTKEKGEKKLFGYSFVPLMQEDGRTLPDGTHELIIQKCDENTNLADCARYLKLPFSKANIPSNNQTLKGTKESFWITSFLCSTKLTQNGDMLDLLKWRAHPERINDSLSKLKEIDGSEIVKFLQDTLDTLFGILDESSQRYGLKVFDSLVHIINLLQDSKFQHFKPVMDTYIESHFAGALSYRDLIKVQKWYVDRIVDAEHQEHIQQVLKASEYIFKYIVQSRRLFSLATGGQNEEEFRVCIHELFMSICFFLSQENKTTSPVAQTQAVFLRTFPAVYGELLKIFTVREVAGFVRETLGSLPAIVHADCPLEAVKLQCLAKTVESQLYTNTESRCILLPVVLRILQAHMQEQRDLVMCARILTSMLSLIKKEENGTSEPVISEEVDLIVESLLGVLLRTILEISNRPQPAGPAMKLQFQDVTGEFVACLLALLRQMSDRHYQQLLQAFGSKDDLRDFLLQIFTVFRILIRPEMFPKDWTVMRLVTNNVIITTVLYLSEALRKNFLNDKFDYKVWDSYFYLSVLFINQPCLQLESFSPSKRKKTLEKYGDMRVMMGCEIFSMWQNLGEHKLNFIPAMIGPFLEVTLVPQPDLRNVMIPIFHDMMDWEQRRSGNFKQVEAKLIDKLDSLMSEGKGDETYRELFNSIIPLFGPYPSLLKKIERETWRESGISLIATVTRLMERLLDYRDCMKLGEVDGKKIGCTVSLLNFYKTELNKEEMYIRYIHKLYDLHLKAQNYTEASYTLLLYDELLEWSDRPLREFLNYPMQSEWQRKEFLHLTIVQNFDRGKCWENGIILCRELADQYESYYDYRNLSKMRMMEASLYDKIMDQQRLEPEFFRVGFYGKKFPFFLRNKEFVCRGHDYERLEAFQQRMLNEFPHAIAMQHVNQPDQTIYQADAQYLQIYAVTPIPESQDVLQRDGVPDNIKSFYKFNHIWRFRYDRPFHKGTKDKENEFKSLWVERTTLTLVQSLPGISRWFEVDKRELVEVSPLENAIEVIENKNLQLRTLIAQCQSRQMQNVNPLTMCLNGVVDAAVNGGLARYQEAFFVKDYVMNHPEDGEKIGRLRELMFEQAHILEYGLAVHEKVVPQDMRPLHKKLLDQFHLMKSSLGIQEFPPYVRASPVHFTNGSPRTCRNSVPSIISPDGSRGVARRSYPAVNRYSSSSLSSQASNEVSNITGQSESSDEVFNMQPSPSTSSLSSNHSASPNVTSSAPSSARGSPQMAEKHKQSRENACLSPRERPVSAIFPNPLDPAQRAAPHHIGDATLPRSDPNLSAPDKVRPTPSSWSLDSVKEGVSSFSDPVGKLLVPPIPPRPPYSGSSAKNMRSQSPILMSRSPQKATMPPFTPSPTECHSTSLVSNSPVLSGSYSSGISSLSRCSVSEASGTELAPGEPPAATPGSAPDEPIRRENKTPPPYSVYERNNPRGRPVPLPHSLSIPPQADPPPALPPKPHQLRTGSMKLDGTSDPRVPRPRPLPRKVSQL; encoded by the exons CGCTGGCCACTTTCCGAGGCACCGTCCAGCACGGCCTCCCGCTGGAAATTGGCGACACGGTGCAGATCCTGGAAAAATGTGAAG GCTGGTATCGAGGATTCATCTTGAAGAATCCGATCCTCAAG GGGATCTTCCCGACCAGTTACATCCACCTGAAGAACGCCCACGTCAAGAATAAAGGCCAATTTGAGACGGTCCTCCCCGTGGAGGACTCGGTCATCACCGAGATGACGTTGACCCTGCGCGACTGGGGGGCCATGTGGAAGCAGCTCTATGTG AAGAACGAGGGCGATTTGTTCCACCGGCTTTGGCACGTGATGAATGAAATCTTGGACCTGAGGAGGCAAGTGCTGGTGGGCCACCTCACCCACGACCGCATGAGGGACGTCAAGCAGCACATCACGGCCCGACTGGACTGGGGTAACGA GCAACTGGGTTTGGACCTGGTCCCGAGACAGGAGTTCAGCATGGTGGACCCGGATGAAATCAGCGTGACGGAGCTCTACAGACTG ATGGAGCATCGGCATCGCAAGAAGGAGACGCCGACGCCCGCCAGCACCCATCACTTGTTTGTCCACGTCAAGAGCCTGATGAGTGCCAACCTGGGGGAGGAGCTTGAGGTCTTCTTCCATATCTATGACGGGCGGGAGAACCGGCCACTCAG CGAAAGGTTCTTTGTCAGGCTGAATAAAAGCGGCTTGCCCAAGTCGCCGGAGAAAACGGAGAGACAGTGCACCCTGTTTGTG GATCTGGGCAGCGGCGATCTGCGAAAAGATGTCTACATCGTCGTGCACATCATCAGAATAG GGAGAATGGGCGCCGGGGAGAAGAAGAACCAGTGTAGCGTTCAGTACCGCCGGCCGTTCGGCTGCGCCGTCGTCAGCGTCGCCGATCTGCTCACGGCCGACTCCAAGGACGACCACCTGCTCAAGGTTTACGC GTGCAACACGGAAAGCGAGTGGCACCAAATTCACGAGAACATCATCAAAAAGGTCAATTCCAGATACAACCTTTCCGGATCCAACACGG GGCTGGCGGTGGCTCTCCAGCTCCTTCACGGGGACATCGATCAGCTGAGGCGGGAGTACATGGTGCTCTTCACCCGCGGCGTCTCCATCACCAGGAAGCTGGGCTTCTCCGACGTCATCATGCCAG GAGAGATGCGCAATGACCTTTACGTCACACTGGAGAAAGGCGAGTTTGAAAAGGGTGGCAAGAGCGTCGCCAGGAACGTGGAGATCACCGTCTACTTGCTGGACATCGATGGACAAATCCTCAAG AGTCACGTCACCGCCGGGTCGGGGGAACCGGGCGGGGATGAGTACCACTCGTTGGTGCTGTACCACAACAATAGCCCACGGTGGGCGGAGCAAATCAAGCTGCCCATCCCCGTGGACATGTTCCGGGGATCGCACGTGCGCTTTGAGTTCCGACATTGCTCCA CCAAAGAGAAAGGCGAGAAGAAGCTGTTCGGCTACTCCTTCGTGCCACTAATGCAGGAGGACGGGAGGACTCTGCCAGATGGCACCCACGAGCTCATCATCCAGAAG TGCGACGAGAACACCAACTTGGCGGACTGCGCCCGTTACCTGAAGCTGCCTTTCTCCAAGGCCAACATCCCATCCAACAACCAGACCCTGAAAGGCACCAAGGAGTCTTTTTGGATCACCAGCTTCCTCTGCTCTACCAAGCTCACGCAAAACG GCGATATGCTCGACTTGTTGAAGTGGCGCGCGCACCCCGAGCGGATCAACGACAGCCTGTCCAAGCTGAAGGAGATCGACGGCTCGGAGATTGTCAAA TTTCTACAAGACACTTTGGACACGCTTTTTGGTATTCTGGACGAGAGCTCCCAGAGATACGGCCTCAAGGTGTTTGACTCGCTG GTCCACATCATCAACCTTCTCCAAGACAGCAAGTTTCAGCATTTCAAGCCGGTCATGGACACTTACATCGAGAGCCACTTTGCGGGGGCGCTCTCATACAG GGACCTGATCAAAGTTCAGAAGTGGTACGTGGACCGCATCGTGGACGCCGAGCATCAGGAGCATATCCAGCAAGTGCTCAAG GCCAGCGAGTACATCTTCAAGTACATCGTCCAGTCCCGCCGCCTCTTCTCCTTGGCGACGGGAGGCCAGAACGAGGAGGAGTTCCGCGTCTGCATCCACGAGCTCTTCATGTCCATTTGCTTCTTCCTCTCGCAGGAAAACAAGACCACCAGTCCGGTGGCGCAAACGCAG GCGGTGTTCCTGCGAACGTTCCCTGCAGTTTACGGCGAGCTGCTGAAGATTTTCACCGTGCGGGAGGTGGCCGGTTTTGTGCGGGAAACGCTGGGCAGCCTGCCCGCCATCGTCCACGCCGACTGTCCCTTGGAGGCAGTCAAGCTGCAGTGCCTCGCCAAGACGGTGGAGAGCCAACTGTACACCAACACGG AATCCAGGTGCATCCTGTTGCCGGTGGTACTTCGCATCCTGCAGGCTCACATGCAGGAGCAGAGAGACCTGGTCATGTGCGCCCGCATCCTCACCAGCATGCTGTCGCTCATCAAGAAGGAGGAGAACGGCACCTCG GAGCCGGTGATCTCGGAAGAAGTGGACCTGATCGTGGAAAGCCTGCTGGGAGTGCTGCTCAGGACCATCCTGGAAATCAGCAACCGACCGCAGCCCGCCGGGCCAGCCATGAAACTTCAGTTCCAGGATgtcact GGGGAGTTTGTGGCGTGTTTGTTGGCGCTGCTGCGACAGATGAGTGACAGACACTACCAGCAGCTGCTGCAGGCGTTTGGCAGCAAAGACGACTTGAGG GACTTCCTCCTTCAGATCTTTACGGTCTTCAGGATTCTCATCCGACCGGAGATGTTCCCGAAAGATTGGACCGTCATGCGACTGGTCACCAACAA CGTCATTATCACCACCGTCCTCTACCTCTCTGAAGCCCTGAGGAAAAACTTTCTCAATGACAAGTTTGACTACAAG gtgtgGGATTCGTATTTCTACCTGTCAGTATTGTTTATCAACCAGCCCTGCCTTCAGCTGGAGTCCTTTTCTCCCtcaaagaggaagaagacgtTGGAAAA GTACGGAGACATGAGAGTGATGATGGGCTGCGAGATCTTCAGCATGTGGCAGAATTTAG GGGAGCACAAGCTGAACTTCATCCCGGCGATGATCGGTCCGTTCCTGGAGGTGACGCTGGTGCCGCAGCCCGACCTGAGGAACGTCATGATCCCCATTTTCCACGACATGATGGACTGGGAGCAGAGGCGCAGCGGCAATTTCAAACAG gtGGAGGCAAAGCTGATCGACAAGCTGGACAGCCTGATGTCGGAAGGCAAAGGAGATGAGACATACAGGGAGCTCTTCAACAGCAT AATTCCTCTGTTTGGTCCGTATCCTAG CCTGCTGAAGAAGATCGAGCGCGAGACGTGGCGGGAGAGCGGCATCTCGCTCATCGCCACGGTCACCCGATTAATGGAGAGGTTGCTGGACTACAG GGACTGCATGAAGCTGGGGGAAGTGGACGGCAAGAAAATAGGTTGCACCGTCAGTTTGCTG AACTTTTATAAAACGGAGCTCAACAAGGAGGAAATGTACATCCGGTACATCCACAAGCTGTATGACCTGCATCTCAAGGCGCAGAACTACACAG AGGCCTCGTACACCCTCTTGCTGTACGACGAGCTGCTGGAATGGTCGGACCGGCCCCTGCGAGAGTTCCTCAACTACCCCATGCAGAGCGAATGGCAGCGGAAGGAGTTTTTGCACCTCACCATCGTCCAGAACTTTGACAGAGGCAAG TGTTGGGAAAACGGCATCATCCTTTGCCGAGAGCTGGCCGACCAGTACGAGTCCTACTATGACTACCGGAACCTCAGCAAGATGAGG ATGATGGAAGCATCGCTGTATGACAAGATCATGGACCAGCAACGGCTTGAGCCAGAATTCTTCAGGGTGGGATTCTACGGAAAGAAGTTCCCCTTTTTCTTACGg aACAAGGAGTTTGTGTGCCGTGGCCACGACTACGAGAGGCTGGAGGCCTTCCAGCAGCGGATGCTCAACGAATTCCCACACGCCATCGCCATGCAGCACGTCAACCAGCCGGATCAGACCATCTACCAAGCCGACGCACAGT ACTTGCAGATCTACGCCGTGACGCCGATCCCCGAGAGCCAAGATGTGCTGCAGCGCGACGGCGTGCCCGACAACATCAAGAGCTTCTACAAGTTCAATCACATCTGGAGGTTCCGATACGATCGGCCCTTCCACAAGGGCACCAAAGACAAGGAGAACGAGTTCAAG AGCCTGTGGGTGGAGAGGACGACCCTGACACTGGTCCAGAGTCTTCCCGGCATCTCGCGGTGGTTCGAGGTGGATAAACGAGAACTG GTGGAGGTGAGCCCACTGGAGAACGCCATCGAGGTGATCGAGAACAAGAACCTGCAGCTGCGCACGCTGATCGCGCAGTGCCAGAGCCGGCAGATGCAAAACGTCAACCCCCTCACCATGTGCCTCAACGGGGTCGTCGACGCCGCCGTCAACGGCGGCCTGGCCCGCTACCAAGAG GCCTTTTTTGTGAAGGACTACGTGATGAATCACCCCGAGGACGGGGAGAAGATCGGGCGCCTGAGGGAACTCATGTTTGAACAG GCGCATATTCTGGAATACGGCCTGGCCGTGCACGAGAAGGTGGTGCCTCAGGACATGAGGCCTCTGCACAAGAAGCTGCTGGACCAGTTCCATTTGATGAAATCCAGTCTGGGCATCCAG GAGTTTCCTCCTTACGTGCGTGCAAGCCCGGTGCACTTCACCAACGGAAGCCCGCGCACATGCCGGAACTCGGTGCCCAGCATCATCAGCCCAGATGGCAGCAGAGGCGTGGCCAGGCGAAG TTACCCGGCGGTCAACCGCTACTCCTCGTCTTCGCTATCCTCTCAGGCGTCCAACGAGGTCAGCAACATCACGGGTCAGTCGGAGAGCTCGGATGAAGTCTTCAACATGCAG CCCAGTCCGTCTACCTCCAGCCTGAGCTCCAACCACTCCGCCTCACCCAACGTCACCAGCTCAGCGCCCTCTAGTGCCCGAG GATCACCGCAGATGGCCGAGAAACACAAGCAGTCCAGAGAGAACGCCTGCCTGTCGCCGAGAGAGAGGCCCGTCAGCGCCATCTTCCCCAACCCGCTGGACCCTGCGCAG aggGCCGCTCCTCATCACATAGGTGACGCCACTTTACCTCGCAGTGACCCCAACCTCTCGGCTCCagacaaag TGCGACCCACGCCCAGTAGCTGGAGCCTGGACAGCGTCAAAGAGGGCGTGTCGTCCTTCTCTGACCCTGTTGGCAAGTTGCTTgtcccccccatccctcccagGCCACCGTACTCAG GCTCTTCGGCGAAAAACATGAGGTCGCAGTCTCCCATTCTCATGTCCAGGTCGCCGCAAAAG